The following coding sequences lie in one Anomaloglossus baeobatrachus isolate aAnoBae1 chromosome 7, aAnoBae1.hap1, whole genome shotgun sequence genomic window:
- the LOC142246449 gene encoding E3 ubiquitin-protein ligase TRIM62-like, which yields MASAELRDELDCSICLSLYTDPVSLRCGHFFCRSCIVSALDAQEAAGVYSCPDCRAEYPERPALEKNRKLRNIVEHFSSTQPEMEETRIFCTYCDSPAPAVRTCLQCEASFCEKHLSRHSKSSEHTLVEPNVTVEGRKCPTHKEVLKYYCPIDKACICVSCWAAGDHNGHDVEPLNVAFEKKKEEMKSVFEKMKSKREEAEKKVQNLKDHAIEEQEKSAGLAGRVALLFTDLREKLDDLEKTIQGEISRQKDQVSLSVSEMVKQVELHMNKITKDINHLKGLYNITDPVNFLQRGNTGDISDWSCDVISDVRDGPCVDEGLVSQILHRGLENFAKNIIDLKMKRKFPEIKKSDILLDIDTVNNNIIISQDLRSASYSAILQDGPDDPKRFNSSQVLSSRSFSSGRHYWEVDVSRAERWIIGVAGESLERKVVGDESYIGFNKKSWGLWMYNNLNVSHNKIHKELVSNSPVRVVGVYLDYEAGRLSFYQMGDPIRHLHTFTTSFSEPLYAAFCVYENATIRNIK from the coding sequence ATGGCGTCTGCTGAGCTGAGGGACGAGCTGGACTGCTCCATCTGCCTGAGCCTCTATACAGATCCCGtatccctgagatgtggacacttCTTCTGCCGCTCGTGTATTGTGAGTGCGCTGGATGCACAGGAGGCGGCTGGAGTGTATTCCTGTCCTGACTGCAGAGCAGAATATCCGGAGCGTCCGGCCCTGGAGAAGAACCGGAAGCTGAGGAACATAGTGGAGCATTTCTCATCTACTCAGCCTGAGATGGAGGAGACCAGAATCTTCTGCACTTATTGTGATTCTCCGGCCCCGGCTGTAAGAACGTGTCTGCAGTGTGAGGCGTCTTTTTGTGAAAAGCATCTGAGCAGACACAGTAAGTCATCAGAACATACGTTAGTTGAACCCAATGTTACCGTGGAGGGAAGAAAATGCCCCACACACAAGGAAGTTCTGAAATACTACTGTCCTATAGACAAGGcctgtatctgtgtgtcctgctgGGCGGCCGGAGACCACAATGGACATGATGTGGAACCACTCAATGTGGCCTTCGAGAAGAAGAAAGAGGAAATGAAATCTGTCTTTGAGAAAATGAAATCTAAGAGAGAAGAAGCTGAAAAAAAAGTCCAAAATCTGAAGGACCATGCGATAGAAGAGCAGGAGAAATCAGCTGGACTCGCAGGCAGAGTCGCTCTTCTGTTTACTGATCTCAGGGAGAAGCTGGATGATCTAGAAAAGACAATCCAGGGAGAGATCTCCAGACAGAAGGATCAGGTGTCACTCTCTGTCTCTGAGATGGTCAAACAGGTGGAGCTTCACATGAATAAAATTACCAAGGACATTAATCATCTTAAAGGATTATATAATATCACTGATCCAGTGAACTTCCTACAGCGTGGAAACACTGGTGACATCAGTGACTGGAGCtgtgatgtcatcagtgatgtAAGAGATGGTCCATGTGTGGATGAAGGCCTCGTCTCACAGATATTACACAGAGGACTGGAGAACTTTGCCAAAAATATAATTGATCTGAAAATGAAGAGAAAGTTCCCAGAGATTAAGAAATCGGACATATTACTGGATATAGACACTGTTAATAATAACATTATTATATCTCAGGATCTCAGATCTGCTTCTTATTCCGCTATATTACAAGACGGCCCCGATGATCCCAAGAGGTTCAACAGTTCTCAGGTGTTAAGTTCCCGCAGCTTCTCCTCTGGGAGACATTACTGGGAGGTGGACGTAAGTCGGGCGGAGAGATGGATTATTGGAGTGGCCGGGGAAAGTCTGGAGAGGAAGGTGGTGGGTGACGAATCTTATATTGGCTTCAATAAGAAATCTTGGGGTTTGTGGATGTATAATAATCTAAACGTGAGTCATAATAAGATCCATAAAGAGCTGGTATCAAATTCTCCTGTGCGGGTTGTGGGGGTCTatctggattatgaggccgggcgTCTGTCCTTCTATCAGATGGGTGACCCTATCCGACACTTACACACCTTTACTACCTCCTTCTCCGAGCCGCTCTATGCCGCTTTTTGTGTATATGAAAATGCCACCATCAGAAACATAAAATAA